The genomic stretch AGATGCACCAATAAATCAGGTTCCTTGTCATTCTGTGGGTTAATAAGTATGGAAAAAACGTAAGATTTTCATTCCTCACTGGCTGtgtttatatttcatttctttttgagAACAGATGCACATGCAGACATAAAGGGATTTATCTTTTATCTTTATGTCAGGCTGCGCCtagaatactgtgttcagttttggtccccagTATACAGGAAAGATGAGGACAAGCTGGAGAGGGTCTAGAGAAGGGACGCAAAGATGATCCACAGACTGGAAAGCCATATGACAAAAGtctgagagaactgggtttgtttagCCTTAAGAAAAGGTGTCTCATGGGAGACCTTAATAACACGTTCAAGTATTGAAAGAGCATCTACAAAGAAGTTGTActcctttttacaaggagtcacatggaaaagatgaggggtaatgggcacaagttgatcctggggagattccagttggacacaagaggaaaaatttCACAATGAAAACAGCCATTGGAGTAAtgtccccagggaagtggtggattccccaacactggCCACTCCtaagatttggctggacagggtgctggggcatCTAGTCTAGaccatgctttgcctagaaaggttggaccagatgatctttgaggtcccttccaacctgggattctatgattctatgacactggGTTCTCTGGAATAGGGCAGACAGATAGCGGTTCCCTGGCCCTTGGGGTTAGGGATCTCAACCAGGCTGCTGCAGGTTCCGTACACAAAATACAATGTAAAGAGTCTTAAATGCTCATGGAGGTGCGGTTCACTGTTCAAACATGTTCGAAGACTGTATAACCTTTGTGCTTGTGACCAATCGGCACGTTACTCAGAGTTGTTCCACCCACACAGGCTTGGCACTGAACAGTACTCCTTCATAAATACTGATTGCATATTATCAAGTTGATAAAAGCCAGCATGTATTTGTACAGAGCCTTCATTGACTTCTCATAGCACAAAgctgcttcttccccttcctcttccgCACTCTTTGTGCTTCATCTGACAGGGGAAGAAAGACATCTTACTGAGAAAAAACTGGCTTCACAAAAGAGACTGAATTCCAGCTTTAAAGGCTGCCTAGAGACGACCGCAGAAGAAATGGGCCTCCAGCACACCAAACACTCCACAGTCAAACAAGCCAATATACCGATGTTAGGACTTGATTCTGCTGGGAAATCTGTGCTGCTGTACAAGTTCAAGTCTAACGATGTTTATCTAACAATTCCAACAATTGGCTTTAATGTTGACATGATTGAAACTGGGAAGGATTTTACACTGACATTTTGGGATGTTGGAGGACAACAGAAAATGAGACAGGCTTGGTGCAATTTCCTGGAAAATGCAGATGGACTGCTGTATGTTGTGGACAGCTCTGATAAGCAACGTCTGGAAGAATCAAAGAAGGAATTTGAACTCATTTTAAAGAATGAATTTCTAAAACAGGTACCAGTCGTCATGCTAGCTAACAAGCAGGATTTGCCTGGGGCTTTGAACGCTGAGGAAATAACGAGGAGATTCAACATGAAGAAGTACTGCAGTGACAGAAATTGGTATGTGCAGCCCTGTTGTGCCATCACAGGAGAAGGTTTGTCCGAAGCACTCCGAAGGCTAACCATGTTTGTAAAACACTACAGCAGATTAAAGGAGACTTCTGCCATCttcaaggaaagcaaaacactgtAAGAATTTCTATAATCAAATTAGGATCTGGTGAATGTCAATCAATGTATTTTGTTGGACAGACTAAATCTCAAAATACTGGATTCTGGAGAACTCTTAGAAGTAAATATTTAGAAAGAACTACAACGATATTAAATTTTACTGTTATACCCACAGATGCTTCTGAGATACTACTTGCCACATTTTATCAGTGATAGTATACTCAAGTTATTCAGCTGAGAAGTGTGGCTGTTGAATGATGAAAAAGGTGGAGCTGAGCTTCTGAATTTTAGCAtgtggaaacaaaatggctgagcagtgcttagAATGCTTAAATCAAGTGATTTTCTCAAGATGTAAAATAGCCAAGTCATGCTACGATAAATTGGGGGATTTAATAAATGCTCTGTGCATGTATTTCTCAGGTAAAAAAGTAGTAATTTTAGATCTTAAACTCTTAGTTTCCTACAAATAAACCTATGAATCTGAAATAGTTGTGGGATATTGCATTCTAGAACTAATTGCTCCAAACAGGTTTTAACAGGATCTGCTCCTTATCGAGCCACAGACCACAATGAGGCACAGTGCTGTCTATAAGGTGGAGGTTAATGTCCCTCTGTTGCAGGTTTCTATGCAccaatttctttgtttctgcacCATTGCATTGCTGTCAAGTCAGAGCACTGGAAGCTAGTGCTGATCCCCACTGGTTTGGGATGAGGGATAAAAAGGGGAAGAATGGGGGGGATTGGCTCCTTGGGTGAAGCAGGCAGGATCTTGATGGATCCTGTTTTGCCTGTACTAAAGACACCTGAAATTTTGTTATTGATAAATTTATTTACAGAAGTGGCACAAAGTTGCTAATAATTCCTACactatgtataaaaaaaaatccaaatgtaaTTTCTGTGCAGATTTCCTGATGGATAAAGGAGTGCATTGGTATTCTGAATGCCATTAAAGCAATGAAGGATTGATAACCAGAAGACTAATTGAACTATATCAGCCACAGAAACAGTTTAAGCGCTAAGGCTGAAAAGTTAATAGTCCCTGctcttttaaaagcaacagaaaagagaCCATCTAATTATTggttatacatatatataatccAACTccattatttctgccttctgagcAATGTCAGCAGATATAGGATGCTCCAGCGGTTAGGATGCTCCCTTAGATATCTAGATTATCTTCTTCCCCTTACGTCTACCACAATCTTTGACCATGGGCAAGTCATTTAATCACTCTGTGCCTCAGTAGTCCCTTGGCAAAGTGAACTTCCCAGCTGTGGTAAGGGTCAGCTGTGAGTCTTTCTCTTGGGGCAAAATTATTATGCCAAATAACTCATGTAAGAAATTTACCTTTAGTTCTTACTAATAAATAGGCAGGATTTTCCAGTTATAGAAGGGTGAAGCAGCAAGAAGAGCCCCCAGATGTACCGTGTTGTCTCATGCGCATATtattcaaagacaaaaaaatcatCATGTGAATTTGCCGCAATAGTAAACAAGAGGTTTCCCAATAGAAGCTGTTGTGAATACTGGCAGTAATTACCAGGGGCTAAAACCTGAGTCATGTTGAGACTACATTTCTAAAAAGAGAGCAAGTATTTAGACTTGTCATTGCCCACTCTGATGATTTAGGCACAATATAAAGTATCATCTTCTGTCCCCAAAAAATTTTTAGAAGTCTGCAACAATGGGAATATTAGTTCTCTAAACAAAATGATTTAGTGTTAAAAAATGTGGCATTTCAGATCAATACAGTTATGAACATTTGCACTTGTATGTTACATACTGAATTCT from Lathamus discolor isolate bLatDis1 chromosome 3, bLatDis1.hap1, whole genome shotgun sequence encodes the following:
- the ARL14 gene encoding ADP-ribosylation factor-like protein 14 yields the protein MGLQHTKHSTVKQANIPMLGLDSAGKSVLLYKFKSNDVYLTIPTIGFNVDMIETGKDFTLTFWDVGGQQKMRQAWCNFLENADGLLYVVDSSDKQRLEESKKEFELILKNEFLKQVPVVMLANKQDLPGALNAEEITRRFNMKKYCSDRNWYVQPCCAITGEGLSEALRRLTMFVKHYSRLKETSAIFKESKTL